tctttttttcattttttgtttgctCTTTGTTGGGTTCTCATAAGTACAAAAGTATTATCATACGAAAGCTGAATATACACATATCGAAAAGAACCCAATCGAACACACTACGTCGAGCACAAAGTCAAAGACCCACAAAGCAACGATGCTCAACAAACCTTAATCGATTCGATTAGGGCCTCATCGTTGATCCCCTTCTTCACGTATCCAGGAGAAGGATACGGAAAACACCGAGACATTACACCAACAACCGAATCATAAGCGATACAAGTTTAAACAAACTGATTCTTGATCTTTCAGAACAAAGATTTTCTCAAACCCTAGCTTGAAAAAGATCGCAATAGACTGCGACTAGGGTTTTGATCCTTGTCTCAACGGTTAATTTGATTTATATATGTCCCGCGCAGACAGTTTGAGTAGAAAGGGAGGGAACAAATTCTATGGTTAAGGTTTGGAGGGAGAAATCAATAGAGACCGAAAGGATTTTGGGACGAGGGAGGACCCAGATCCAAAATGTAGAGTCTGACCCCAAAGAGCAGTATTTATAGTAGGTATTGCGTCTGCCTGCCAACGCTCTTTGGACACCACACActccaaaacgacgtcgtctgTGCACTTAGCAACGCAAGGCTAGAAATATGTGTTAGGGTTGGACTAATATTTGTCAAGCCTAACATAATATTAATTGTATCATGTAAATTAGCCCAGTCCAACATTATGGGTTGTCCTAACCTAGGCCTAACAACAATTGGATCGAGATTGAACAAACCCATTCATCAAGGTCTAAGTTTCAACTATtgtccctttttctttttaaaataaataaataaatatatatatatatatatatatatatatagttagcTTTAGTTGAGGGGTCCttaaaataagttatttgagTGACATCCTTGTATGGCCCATttcatattgtatttcactaatccaaacagtctattttatagatatttattcaaagatcatttctacaaaaaaaaaaaaccacttgAATCCTATATAATTTGacaacttaattaaattttttaaattttactaCTTCTTAAAGCACTGAGTATtgtattgaaaaatacgtacatATGTGTACAATATGagtattgtatgtttgctttttaaaaaacatgtATTTTATCGAGTTTTTAAGACATGTTCAGAAAACatatgtattattgaaaaataggTACGTACAGAAATAATACGAGTATTAAACGTGAAAAATACTAAATTCTTTACACAGGTAATGactctggaaaagtaaaaatatcaaaagggGACAATAGAGACTCAAGTAATTGCCTAATAATAATGGATAATGATCTAAACTAGTCTTATCAataaatgataaaaaaaaaatttaaaggatcccagtatacatatatatatatatatatatatatataaagagtatagtcgggtggctatactattttgaaaaataaaataaaaaacaatacccgagtatagccgcgtggctataatattttataaaataataaaataaaataaaacatgtgtatagccgcgtggctatactatattactatttataaggaaaaaaaagggacagGCCTCGCgcctatactatttttttttaaaaagtagtatagccgctcggctatacatttttttaaaaataaccaTAGGAaagccacgcggctatactatttatataaaaaaagaacccGCCTGGTGGCTAGGCCCCACGTATAAAAaccagtatagccgcacggttatactatttttttaaaaaactcatAGTaaagccgtccggctatactatttttaaaaaaataagacatTCTTCAACAAAAGTTTGTTGGACCAAATAGTGTCGATCAGTATACCAAATGATCATACACTTATTTGATCGGTGGATGGTTCTTCTATATcgtgtatataaaaaaaaaatacagaattACTTGAAAATCtataacaataaaaagatTTGGTTCTTTGTAATCTTGgtaaaagataataaaattgGTACTTCAACTCCATTGACATAAACGAATTTTTACAGCTAGTATTACTGCTACTTACTACTGAAGCGTTACAAAATTTACAAGTGCAATTAGAACATATTTAGATGACAATTACATGACTGCCCACAAAACAATTACATGACCACACATGCATTTGGGTTGTCGTCGCTAAACGCCGTCGTATACTTCACTTCAGTGGAGCTGGCACGTGCGATAGCCGAAGCCACCGGATCCTCCAGGACGTTCCGCACGTACCCAGGTGGGGCCTTCTTGTCATAAGCCTCCGGAGCATACGGATGCGGAACAACATCGTACGGTACATAGGGCCATAAATCAGCCTTCTTCCCCGTCCGATGCCTGACACGATGCAATACCTTGTTGGGGTCCGCATAGCCAACCACGGTGAGCTTGCTCAGCTTGCGGTCCACCTCAACCTGTGTGACTCCCTTCATGCCTTGCACTGATTTCTTCACTATTCTCTCACACCCTTCACAGTCCATCCTCACTTTGATCTCCACCGTCTAATGTTATAAcccaataaacaaaaataattaaaataaaattccacacctatattattatatattatatagagtaattcttttcttttttcttttaagaaatAGAGTAATTCTTACGAACCAAAAGatagttaaaaaaaatatactaaATGAAGAAGCGGGatgtgaataaagaaaataaaattttctgaGTATTTAATTAGTCATAATGTGAATTTAAACTGCAcattcataaaaattaaattgaaatgattCAGATTCGGAGATTCAGAATCGAGAACATTCCTCATAGGGTAGGGTAGGGTATCTAGTAGCATATACATACACACATACCTGTAattgcttgtttttctttagcTTCTCATGACTGTGAGAGCAGTCACAAAGCTCATAGACTTTACTCAGAAGACCCATGCTGCATGCAAAGTTGAAGGTAGAAAAAATTGTTCAAGGGCGATGCTTGATCATGTACAAAACATCAGCATGAGCCGCCAAACTGTTTGTGCGTGTGGGTGTAGGATGTTGACATGTGTATTTTTCTGTAAATGTGGAGGAGTCTAGAAACTACACGTTGTTGTTGATGGATGTTTGGGCTTATCACATTTGGTTCATGTTTGATGTCCATCTACAATACAACAGTATAAAACTACAAGTTATTGCTCTGTCTGGCTGCCACAAACTCCTAAAACGACCACGTTTCTGCCCTTTGCATGCTGGTCGAACCCAGCACGATATTAACTGGGTCATGTAAATTGACCCAGTCCATCTTAATGGGCTCAGGGCTGTCCTAACCCAGTCCCAACAACAATTAGACCCAGATTGAACAAGCCCCATTCATTCTggtctttattattattattttttaaaatttaaaagccatttttgttttctttcaaataaaattgattagatattatttcattttcaggACCTTTTCGAAGATGGATCTCTGCATTGTGGGTGCCCTTGTTCCTCTTGCAttagtttttatatttgttttgagtaCAAGttatagtctaaattataagaGTGAGAAGAGTTTCTCATACGTACGTATACAACTAAGATGTCATGGATCATGGTGGTTCGAACATGAAACTTCTTATTTGCAAGTCAATGATAATTTTCACTAGACTAGACTCGTTGATATTAGCTCTCAATACATTAGAAATCTAAGAAAGCAAAGAAACGGGTTTGCCTGTTGATGTGATATATTCTCAATCCCTTTAATAACTAtgttccatatatatatatcctcaaaagttaaaaataaacataaataataaacaattttaaaaaaaggtgcCTAAGATTCTAaaaaccttttattttttatgtccTCTATGCATTTTTTTGTGTCCTTTTCctttatgtatattttttatctCATCGGCTTCAACATCAACTCTTGGTGGTTGGCTACTTTGGTCATCGGCTTCAACACGAATTCTTGGTGCTTGGCTACTTTGGTCATCGGCTTCAACGCGAATGCTTGGTACACGGCTACTTTGGTCATCGGCTTCAACGCGAATGCTTGGTGCTCGGCTACTTTGGTCATCGGCTTCAACGCGAATGCTTGGTAGGTGGCTACTTTTGTCATCGGCTTCAACATGAATGCTTGGTAGGTGGCTACCTTTGTCATCTACCTTCATTCCATTCTCGTTGAATCTTATAAGGCCATCATACATTTCCACAACACTCTTTGAAAACTCGGTTAAGGATTTAAACACGGACGAAAACCCCGTCTGGAATCTATTCACAGTAATATTTTGTGTCTCCTCCATGCTTGTATGAAGTTTCTCCTTCTTTGAGTTTAGCCTTGTCTTAAACTCAATCACCTTGTTCTCCATCTTTTTCAACCGCTCATGCCATTCCTTTTCCTCATAACGCTTGAGTCCCATAATCCTTCTCTCCCAATAAAATACCCAAGCCTGCCAATGAAGTTCTTTAGCAAGCCCATCTATCTTCCTCTTTTGTTGATGATCCTTGTCTTGTCGAACCATCAATGCTTGGACATCCTTGCCAAAGTTTTCCATGGCACTAGGCACTGCTTTATGTGGCAGCTTATTTATGGAAGCTAACCAATTCTCACAAATTTCAGTTGACGGCAGCATGCCAACTCTACACGACCGTAGCGAGGACCACATATCGGAGTCGACTTCACTTTCAGGAGCAACAAGCTTATGTAGCCAACCATCAAGTGCTTCAATGTATTCTTTTTGTGAAGAAACATATGAAGCAAAGCGAGCACGCCAATTTTGAAGTTCTGCTTCAAACTCATGAGTAGCAGCAAGTTGGTGTGAGTTGTCATTACACAACTTTTCATAGGATGAACAGTTTACATACTTCACTTCGGACATGATTCTGTGTTGGGTTTCATGAGTTTCTGACATGatcttccaatttttcatcAGCCTGCAGAAAGTGGGAAAGAGAGgttataacaaaataattcTAAATAATTCAGACTCGTCATGTATTACAATGTACTAAACATCTATCTTACCCTTGTAACAACTCAATAAGTTGTGGTTGCAGCTCCTCATCTCTCAgttttcgaatttttttaaatgttgaTTCCGCACTTCGTTTGGCAACCGCAATTCTGGAATGCAATTCAACTCGAATTTTGTCTTCAGTCTTTAGGCCATGTCCTTGGTTTCTCGAATACTGGGAGCATTTTCGATCATATAATCTCCTGGTTTCCTCTCCAGCCTgcacataaaaatttaaagatgATTCAAGTTATTCTCAAATTATCTAGGTTGTCCATATGGAGGAGGGAACACATAAGCTAAAACAATCCTATAAATTAATGATCAAGTTATGAGAAATCCATAAAACTGAATAAAGCAAATAATTCTTAGATTCATATTTTACCTTCACCTCCTCATAGAGTTTTTGCTCCAAAACATATAGCATCCCTAGTGTTAACGAATGGCACTTGGATCCCATTGCTCCATTGTCATCAAAGAGACCACCATTAGAAGGGGTGATTGTTGAAGAACTTCTGGTGCTAGATCTAAGGAGGCTTTTTCGGGAGGAAGACGAAGATAATATAGATGAGACGGAGCGGctttttttgagtttacttGAGTTCTCTGCACCCAAAATCATATAAACATGAATTGTACACCATGACCAAGcaaatcaaaataacaaaaagggctttaaaagagaaaaacccaCCTTCAGTGTCCTCCAAGGCAGATTGCATTTGATCCGTGTTGGTGCCTAGCATCCTGGTAACATCCAAACTGGAATTATAGGCCCTAAGGAATTGGACCTCAACCTCTTTCAATGCTTCCAACAATTCCCTCCCTTCTCTCACAGCCTCATCATTCAGCAAAACCAACCCCAATTCTTCCCCATCAGTCCCAGCATTATGATCCCTATTCTCTTCAACTTCTTCTCTATCATCTGAGTTTTCTTGTAGCTTTTTTTCTCTGTCTATCTCTGAAGAAGAGCTTCTAGAAATTCCAGAATCAGAAGAAGGGTAAGCATTGGTGTTTTTGGTTGGTTCAGAATCAGAATCAGATGGAGAGGAATGGCTTTCTACAAACGACCTTATAGCAACTGCCACTGCAGACAGCGACTTGCTATACTCGCACTGTGCATCTGCAAACGCATACCGTCTCTTCACAGCCAAATTCAGCTGCCGCTTTCTCTCCCGACAAAGCAAAACCACATCGTCTCTTTTACGTTGCTTAGAGACCTTGCCACCCATGTCTCTGTTTCCTCTGAATTTCGCTTAATTCTTTAGAACGGGCTTTGGCGGGAaagtaagaaagaaaaagttggGTTTGCAGAACTCAACTGAAGTTACAGGCTTAGAGAGCTTCAAAGTATTGTGTCTCTTTGTTTGTTCATGGAGGGGgtatatttatacaagtacGAAAGAAGTCCTTGTTTCAATGGGTgattgtaactttaattttggGCAACTCTTGTTCTTAGCCGTTATGGCAGTGTCTGGACATCCCTTTCCTTGCAAGCATGGGAGAgtgttgaataaaaaaaagggtaagTTTCTGGGGTTCGAAACCATAAACCTCTTTCCATGCAGAAAGTGAaaatttactttccttttttatttctgaagTTTTTGGGCAttgttattcttttttcttggggCCAAAGTTACATTCTCTCATGGACGTGGTGGGATAAATATAATGTcatgaattcaaatttttatattgACTGGGTCTGGGTAAAGCATTGCTCCATGTTAGAATATAAGCTTATTTTCTCAATCGAGAACATTCCTCATGAGAACAGTCGCGAACCTCATAGACTTTGCTGAGAAGACCAGTTGCATGCAATTACTATATCCTCTATTCAAAGGGGCGAAATGAGTGGATATTCTGATGATTCAGAAAGATTTAACTCTTACAGAATTGATTAAAAGAggaattttgattattaaaccAATTCGTCTATCTATAAAAAGTGATGGAAAATTTATTATGTATCAAACCATCGGTATTTCATTAGTTCATAAAAGTAAACACCAAATTAATCAAAGATACCGGGTAGAAAAACATGTTGATAAGAATTCTGAAGTTGAAAGTATAAACATAACATTTTAAGGGTtatttggtgaagaaaaaggaagtatCAATCTGCAATGGAAGCCAAGATTTTCATGTATTGTAAATTATCACGTCAATGGTAACTCAATATACAATTTCCTGTGAACATCGAGATCAAAAACTTGACACAACtggaaatgaatttttttctttatatttctttcaaaATGAATGTGAAACAAAAGGGAGTTGTGAAAGTAGGGAATCATATATCTAATCTGCCAACCTAAAACAATTATCTCAATCTTGACAACCTCTTTCGCTTCCGGTTCTTTTTCCTTGCTGCTGCAGCTCTGTTTGTATCAATGGAACCAGAAGGAAGTGCCAGAGAAGTTGATGGCTTTCCAACACCTGTTCTGCCTTTCTTAGAAACCCACTGCAATGGCAGATTGTTTACCACGGTGCCAATGTCATTAGAACTCGTCACTTCTACAAGCTTTCGTATTTGATCGAACATCTGCATAGTCCAGGCCATCGACTGATCGAGTGCAACTGAATCATCCATTGGTTTTTTCAATAGGCTCATCAGCAACTCTTTGAATGACTGAAAAGACATGGAAGGTTGATAACCCTGACGACTTTCACAGATCATATTGACTTTGATGATATGCTTGCAAAGGTTTCCTTGCATTGACCATGCACAATCGCAGAAAGAGAATTCTGAACCAGGATTCCACACAAGATGCACAGTGCTGCTGTCCTTCTGGCTTAAGACCTTGGCATAGAGATGGTCTTTGTCATCCAAGCTAACAGCAGAATCAGGAATTTGCAGTGCCCTGTGCCATGATGTAGAAGCAATGTATTCTTCCTtaacattttgaaaagaatCACATTCATCTGCATAACGGTCAAGCCAGTAGCTTGAATGCAGTTCAGTTGTCAGCTTGTGCACCAACCAATCAACTCTTTGGAGTGCTCCAAGATGTGAATCATCAAATAATTTCACTTTCATCTTCACATGATACGCTTCAATAGCACCAGATGCCTCCTGGCTTGCAAGTGGAAGACTTCTCATAGTCGAAAGCCACATTTCTGTTAACAAGAAATAATATACGATAGTTTCATGCAAAACTTATAATACAATTCAACAtctttgacccaaaaaaaataaaaagactatTCACCATGATGTgtgcatgagagagagagagagagatctaaCCAATCTTAGGTACCCAAGAGCTCTTAAAATATTCCATAAAAGCTGTCTGATCAACAAATTCTTGGGTTAGTTCTTCTAAGGCACCCAGGGTACCATTTCCACCCCAAATGCCATACACAATGTTACCCAGACGTTTAAAAATTTCCCGCTGAACTTCAATGTTATTGCATTTCTTTACAATATTCCTCAGCCATGATCTACGAACGCGCCAGAGGGAAAATAGTATGGGACAACAAAAGATATCTCTGAAAGAACAGAAATGTGTTATTAGAATGCACTATATTCTATGACCAGATAAATTTAATGCATGAAGAATTACAGAGCAAGAACATCCTGCCTGATGGGATCAGTCTCAGCTGCTGCATCATCAATTAAAAACCCACTGATCTTCCATCCAGGCTCAACACTACGAGCTCGATCAAGTAGAGCTTTCATCCATTTAGACACATCTGGCTTTGCAAAGCTACGTGTGATGACCCATGCGACAGGGAGTGCGTGTTGTCTTGAGTCAAAGACAAGAAGTGTGCACAAAGGATACTGCCATTTCAAAACACACATTTATAAACATCTACATCACCATGCACATTGtctaatctataaaaaaattaaaaaataaaaaaataaaaatcccttaTACATTCATGAACCATTTCATGCCTTAGTAACCAGTTCATTCCAAATGAAATGTGATGACAAGCTAACCACCCACAAAcgttttgatttatttattaccACCTATGTACTTCCTGGAAACAGGTCCTACTAAACCTAGAAATCAGGAAAGCAATCTCTTAGCGCATGTGACAGGGTTAGTCAGTTCGGAAGCTTCTACAAACAGCATCAATGATTTGTTACCTTAAGTCTCTTTATGCCGAATGTTGAATCAGCTGCAATGAGACTGCAATGGCCAAAACGAATCATTTGTTGCAGCTGCCACTCTGTTTGAATCCCCAGAATGAAAGAATCTTTTTCTGAAGTATCCTGATATATGAATATGGATTTTTTATTGCGTTCAACCCACATGCGGATGCTAGCTTGATCATCAAGATCCAATTCATGGGTAGACCGTTTAATAATCATCCCAAGTTTGTGGACGTACTGGGAAGCAAGGCTATTGACTTTTGCATTTGAACCACAATATCGCTGAATCCCCTCAATGTGTTTCTCTAGTATATTTTCTTCTGGAATGCCCAGGTAGATCATTGACATTGTTTGTTGTTGGATCTCATTACAGATATATGGAACTGTCTTTGCTCCGGGTCCAATTGCATCTCTGTCAAGTGGGCCATGGCAAACAAAACCAGATTTGTTCACATGGCGCCTCTCATGATATATAAT
Above is a genomic segment from Prunus dulcis chromosome 7, ALMONDv2, whole genome shotgun sequence containing:
- the LOC117634880 gene encoding heavy metal-associated isoprenylated plant protein 27, producing MGLLSKVYELCDCSHSHEKLKKNKQLQTVEIKVRMDCEGCERIVKKSVQGMKGVTQVEVDRKLSKLTVVGYADPNKVLHRVRHRTGKKADLWPYVPYDVVPHPYAPEAYDKKAPPGYVRNVLEDPVASAIARASSTEVKYTTAFSDDNPNACVVM
- the LOC117635463 gene encoding protein ALTERED PHOSPHATE STARVATION RESPONSE 1-like produces the protein MGGKVSKQRKRDDVVLLCRERKRQLNLAVKRRYAFADAQCEYSKSLSAVAVAIRSFVESHSSPSDSDSEPTKNTNAYPSSDSGISRSSSSEIDREKKLQENSDDREEVEENRDHNAGTDGEELGLVLLNDEAVREGRELLEALKEVEVQFLRAYNSSLDVTRMLGTNTDQMQSALEDTEENSSKLKKSRSVSSILSSSSSRKSLLRSSTRSSSTITPSNGGLFDDNGAMGSKCHSLTLGMLYVLEQKLYEEVKAGEETRRLYDRKCSQYSRNQGHGLKTEDKIRVELHSRIAVAKRSAESTFKKIRKLRDEELQPQLIELLQGLMKNWKIMSETHETQHRIMSEVKYVNCSSYEKLCNDNSHQLAATHEFEAELQNWRARFASYVSSQKEYIEALDGWLHKLVAPESEVDSDMWSSLRSCRVGMLPSTEICENWLASINKLPHKAVPSAMENFGKDVQALMVRQDKDHQQKRKIDGLAKELHWQAWVFYWERRIMGLKRYEEKEWHERLKKMENKVIEFKTRLNSKKEKLHTSMEETQNITVNRFQTGFSSVFKSLTEFSKSVVEMYDGLIRFNENGMKVDDKGSHLPSIHVEADDKSSHLPSIRVEADDQSSRAPSIRVEADDQSSRVPSIRVEADDQSSQAPRIRVEADDQSSQPPRVDVEADEIKNIHKGKGHKKMHRGHKK
- the LOC117634881 gene encoding uncharacterized protein LOC117634881, coding for MAIVEFIGDLPVQDPPEEEFSAADLTWTKFGTAEHHDDAALIPYDRVDEFIIGEGSNLECPTRFHIERGRKRKMGSLKEYKDDEYLEYRMYWCSFGPENYGEGGSILPSRRYRLNTRNRAARPQSMRGCTCNFVVKRLYARPSLALIIYHERRHVNKSGFVCHGPLDRDAIGPGAKTVPYICNEIQQQTMSMIYLGIPEENILEKHIEGIQRYCGSNAKVNSLASQYVHKLGMIIKRSTHELDLDDQASIRMWVERNKKSIFIYQDTSEKDSFILGIQTEWQLQQMIRFGHCSLIAADSTFGIKRLKYPLCTLLVFDSRQHALPVAWVITRSFAKPDVSKWMKALLDRARSVEPGWKISGFLIDDAAAETDPIRDIFCCPILFSLWRVRRSWLRNIVKKCNNIEVQREIFKRLGNIVYGIWGGNGTLGALEELTQEFVDQTAFMEYFKSSWVPKIEMWLSTMRSLPLASQEASGAIEAYHVKMKVKLFDDSHLGALQRVDWLVHKLTTELHSSYWLDRYADECDSFQNVKEEYIASTSWHRALQIPDSAVSLDDKDHLYAKVLSQKDSSTVHLVWNPGSEFSFCDCAWSMQGNLCKHIIKVNMICESRQGYQPSMSFQSFKELLMSLLKKPMDDSVALDQSMAWTMQMFDQIRKLVEVTSSNDIGTVVNNLPLQWVSKKGRTGVGKPSTSLALPSGSIDTNRAAAARKKNRKRKRLSRLR